A single region of the Desulfonatronovibrio hydrogenovorans DSM 9292 genome encodes:
- a CDS encoding FtsB family cell division protein, giving the protein MLRFAIVLLLLLNAFMVHSLFWTDSGLFHLQEIRAVHEELERENQKLVEENKRLSREIMALRNDEEYILEAIRREMRYVKENEVIYFFSQDQTP; this is encoded by the coding sequence ATGCTCAGATTTGCCATTGTTCTTCTGCTCCTGCTCAACGCCTTCATGGTCCATAGTCTGTTCTGGACTGACAGCGGACTGTTTCACCTTCAGGAAATAAGAGCTGTCCATGAAGAACTGGAAAGGGAAAATCAGAAGCTGGTGGAAGAGAACAAAAGACTGAGCCGGGAGATCATGGCCCTTAGAAATGATGAGGAATATATCCTGGAAGCGATCCGCAGGGAAATGCGCTATGTTAAAGAAAACGAAGTGATCTACTTTTTTTCCCAGGACCAGACCCCCTGA
- a CDS encoding type IV pilus twitching motility protein PilT — MMLRSQLDDLIRQIIAAKPDLSDIILTVGKPIQAEVHGTLVDVQTDPALGSLLPFQVEAAAMSMMGSNMRLYRDQVLTGSCDLSFELPGQARFRVNIFGQKGSLAIVMRKLSMEVPTLDQLKLPEVFHEMAREKYGLILVTGGTGTGKSTSLAALINEINELESKHIVTLEDPVEFRHSHKKSVINQREMGIDFNTFASGLRAALRQAPKVILVGEIRDRETITIALEAAETGHLVLGTLHTSDAGQTVNRIIGMFELSEERLIRARLSESLKYVVSQRLMPRIGQGMVAAFEIMRNNLRIKDLIINGETGDKTFYNIISQGQAFQMTTFDQSLLKLYQDEVITEEMAMLNASDKSSLKQMVDRIKTLRGEKVTDISGLELDADYGRKV; from the coding sequence ATGATGTTGCGCTCTCAACTGGATGACCTGATCAGACAGATAATCGCGGCCAAACCGGATCTGTCCGATATAATCCTGACTGTGGGCAAGCCCATCCAGGCCGAAGTCCACGGGACCCTGGTGGATGTACAGACCGATCCGGCCCTGGGATCTCTTCTGCCCTTCCAGGTGGAGGCTGCGGCCATGTCCATGATGGGATCAAACATGAGGCTTTACCGGGACCAGGTCCTGACCGGATCCTGCGACCTGTCCTTTGAGCTGCCCGGTCAGGCCAGATTCCGGGTGAACATATTCGGCCAAAAAGGCTCTCTGGCCATTGTCATGCGCAAGCTATCCATGGAAGTACCCACCCTGGACCAGTTAAAGCTGCCTGAGGTTTTTCATGAAATGGCCAGGGAAAAATACGGGCTCATTCTGGTCACCGGAGGAACGGGCACAGGAAAATCCACCTCCCTGGCCGCCCTTATCAATGAAATAAACGAACTTGAATCCAAACACATCGTCACCCTTGAAGATCCAGTTGAATTCAGGCACAGCCACAAGAAATCCGTCATCAACCAGAGGGAGATGGGGATTGATTTCAACACCTTCGCCTCCGGGCTCAGGGCTGCCCTGCGCCAGGCCCCCAAGGTCATCCTGGTAGGCGAAATCCGGGACAGGGAAACCATCACCATTGCTCTGGAAGCCGCTGAAACCGGCCACCTGGTCCTGGGCACCCTGCATACCAGCGATGCCGGCCAGACTGTAAACAGGATCATTGGCATGTTTGAACTGAGCGAAGAGAGGCTGATCCGGGCCAGACTCTCGGAAAGCCTGAAATACGTTGTTTCCCAGAGGCTGATGCCCAGGATCGGCCAGGGCATGGTGGCTGCCTTTGAAATCATGCGCAACAACCTCCGGATCAAGGACCTGATCATCAATGGAGAAACCGGGGACAAAACTTTTTACAACATCATATCTCAGGGCCAGGCCTTCCAAATGACCACATTTGACCAGAGCCTGCTAAAGCTTTATCAGGATGAAGTCATCACCGAAGAAATGGCCATGCTCAACGCCTCTGACAAATCCAGTCTCAAGCAGATGGTTGACCGGATAAAAACCCTGCGCGGGGAAAAGGTCACCGATATCAGCGGGCTTGAACTGGATGCTGACTACGGACGTAAGGTCTGA
- a CDS encoding type IV pilus twitching motility protein PilT → MAQIDAFFKMMHELGASDLHLSTGSQPIIRLHGDLQRIKFKSLEHEELKKMLYEITPESKVKVFEESGDVDFSYEVPNLARYRVNFFLQRRGVAAVFREIPQKIMSIDDLGLPSIMKRLAMLPKGLVLVTGPTGSGKSTTLAAIIDYANRTRKDHILTIEDPIEFVHEPVHCLINQREVGRDTASFKAALRGALREDPDIILVGELRDLETIELALEAAETGHLVFGTLHTISASKTIDRIIEVFPGETQGQIRSSLSESLRAIIAQTLFKRTDKPGRVAALEVLIATPAVRNLIRENKNFQINSVIETGKKYGMQPLDDAILQFLKQRIIDPEDAYNKAVNKAKFRDFLSEPPQDFTEV, encoded by the coding sequence GTGGCCCAAATCGACGCCTTTTTCAAAATGATGCACGAACTGGGTGCGTCGGACCTCCACCTTTCCACTGGATCACAGCCGATTATCAGGCTTCACGGCGACCTGCAGAGGATCAAGTTCAAGTCTCTGGAACACGAAGAACTGAAAAAAATGCTCTACGAGATCACCCCGGAAAGCAAGGTCAAGGTCTTTGAAGAATCCGGGGATGTGGATTTTTCCTATGAAGTTCCCAACCTGGCCAGGTACCGGGTAAATTTTTTCCTGCAAAGACGTGGTGTAGCCGCAGTTTTCAGGGAAATCCCCCAGAAAATCATGAGCATTGACGACCTGGGGCTTCCGTCCATAATGAAACGCCTGGCCATGCTCCCCAAAGGCCTGGTCCTGGTCACCGGACCCACTGGAAGCGGAAAATCCACCACCCTGGCCGCCATCATCGACTATGCCAACAGGACCCGCAAAGACCACATTCTGACCATTGAAGACCCTATAGAATTCGTGCACGAGCCTGTGCACTGCCTCATCAACCAGCGTGAAGTGGGCCGGGATACAGCAAGCTTTAAAGCCGCCCTGCGGGGAGCCCTGCGCGAAGATCCCGACATAATCCTAGTGGGTGAGCTAAGGGATCTGGAAACAATAGAGCTGGCCCTGGAGGCTGCTGAAACCGGACATCTGGTATTTGGCACTCTGCATACCATATCCGCATCCAAGACCATAGACAGGATCATCGAGGTTTTTCCCGGGGAGACCCAGGGTCAGATCAGATCCAGCCTGTCTGAATCCCTGCGGGCCATCATCGCCCAGACCCTGTTCAAACGGACGGACAAACCAGGCCGGGTAGCAGCCCTGGAAGTGCTCATAGCCACCCCGGCCGTGCGCAACCTGATCCGGGAGAACAAAAACTTCCAGATCAATTCAGTAATTGAAACCGGCAAGAAGTACGGTATGCAGCCTCTGGACGACGCCATTCTCCAGTTCCTCAAGCAGAGGATCATCGATCCTGAGGATGCTTATAACAAGGCGGTTAACAAGGCCAAATTCCGGGACTTCCTGTCCGAACCTCCCCAGGATTTCACCGAGGTTTAG
- the pgsA gene encoding CDP-diacylglycerol--glycerol-3-phosphate 3-phosphatidyltransferase, which produces MFNLPNSLTFARIASIPLIVVLLYFPGKLTSALAMLVFIAASLTDLVDGMVARKYNMVTNMGKFLDPLADKLLITSVMIMLVANGWLQAWIAIVIIGREITVTGLRAIAADQNIVIAADSYGKLKTIFQVVALCPLILHYPWWGFDPNLMGQILIHIALVLAVFSGVNYLRRFYSQAREN; this is translated from the coding sequence ATGTTTAATCTGCCCAACAGTCTGACCTTTGCCCGCATTGCCAGCATCCCTCTTATCGTTGTGCTGCTCTATTTTCCGGGTAAGCTCACTTCAGCCCTGGCCATGCTCGTGTTTATTGCTGCCTCCCTGACCGACCTGGTGGACGGAATGGTGGCCAGAAAGTACAATATGGTCACCAATATGGGAAAGTTCCTTGATCCTCTGGCCGACAAACTGCTCATCACTTCGGTCATGATCATGCTGGTGGCCAATGGATGGCTCCAGGCCTGGATAGCCATAGTCATCATCGGCCGGGAAATTACGGTTACCGGCCTGCGGGCCATAGCCGCCGACCAGAATATCGTCATTGCTGCTGACAGTTACGGCAAGCTCAAGACCATTTTTCAGGTGGTGGCCCTGTGCCCTCTGATACTTCACTATCCATGGTGGGGGTTTGATCCCAACCTCATGGGGCAGATACTCATCCACATCGCCCTGGTCCTGGCTGTTTTTTCAGGAGTAAACTACTTGCGGAGATTTTACTCCCAGGCCAGAGAAAACTAA
- a CDS encoding lytic transglycosylase domain-containing protein, whose protein sequence is MKPLLIQVLAWLFMLFGMTGGPAQVQAGSGTIYFYQDDRGTFHFTDLPTSDMYRPFETFRSREIHSENLSQLIHHYGERYSVDPGLILAMIQVESGFDPNAVSPVGAQGLMQIMPQTQKELGLTEPFVPGSNIEAGTRYFRYLLDRFDDLPLALAAYNAGPSRVERYQGVPPFPETREYVRKVLELFENNQQIQ, encoded by the coding sequence ATGAAACCTTTATTGATTCAGGTTCTGGCATGGTTGTTCATGCTCTTTGGAATGACTGGTGGTCCAGCTCAGGTCCAGGCAGGATCAGGGACCATATATTTTTATCAGGACGACAGGGGAACCTTTCATTTTACGGATCTGCCCACATCTGATATGTACCGTCCGTTTGAAACATTCAGGTCCAGAGAGATCCATTCTGAGAACCTGAGCCAGCTCATTCACCATTACGGAGAAAGGTATTCGGTTGACCCGGGACTCATTCTGGCTATGATTCAGGTTGAGTCCGGCTTTGACCCCAATGCCGTATCCCCGGTCGGAGCCCAGGGACTGATGCAGATCATGCCCCAGACCCAGAAGGAACTGGGGTTGACCGAACCCTTTGTGCCGGGTTCAAACATCGAGGCCGGAACCAGGTATTTCAGATACCTGCTGGACAGGTTTGACGACCTGCCCCTGGCCCTGGCCGCATACAATGCCGGTCCTTCCAGGGTGGAACGCTATCAGGGCGTGCCTCCTTTTCCCGAGACCCGGGAGTATGTTCGGAAGGTTCTGGAATTATTTGAAAACAATCAACAAATCCAATAA
- a CDS encoding molybdenum cofactor guanylyltransferase, whose amino-acid sequence MPQDQDRDRNHLCGVVLAGGRSTRLGRDKARVLVQGRTLLQKMLDLAGEFCSRTFVVGRNPGLHGLKAEWMLDKTPGIGPMGGIITALENLDKPCLVLACDLPLMKRDIIARLVLERSSRGPGKCMTTYLQKETGYIESLVSIYEPSCRDLLLASLKQGCYKLSQAIPPELRRHIPYGADQREFFFNVNYPHDLEKLNITDD is encoded by the coding sequence ATGCCCCAAGATCAAGATAGAGACCGTAACCATCTCTGCGGAGTAGTCCTGGCCGGAGGCAGGAGCACCAGGCTGGGCCGGGACAAGGCCAGGGTCCTGGTCCAGGGCAGGACTCTTCTCCAGAAAATGCTGGACCTGGCCGGGGAATTCTGCTCCAGGACCTTTGTGGTGGGCCGGAATCCTGGACTACACGGCCTGAAAGCGGAATGGATGCTTGATAAAACCCCTGGCATCGGCCCCATGGGAGGTATCATCACTGCCCTTGAAAACCTTGACAAACCCTGTCTGGTCCTGGCCTGTGATCTGCCTTTGATGAAAAGGGACATCATTGCCAGACTGGTGCTGGAGAGGAGCTCAAGGGGGCCTGGCAAGTGCATGACAACATATCTTCAGAAAGAAACCGGATATATCGAATCCCTGGTGTCCATATATGAGCCCTCATGCCGGGACTTGCTCCTTGCCTCTTTAAAACAGGGGTGCTACAAGCTGAGTCAGGCAATCCCGCCGGAGCTGCGTCGGCACATCCCTTACGGAGCCGACCAAAGAGAGTTCTTTTTCAATGTCAACTATCCCCATGACCTTGAAAAACTGAACATAACAGACGATTAA
- a CDS encoding formate dehydrogenase accessory protein FdhE encodes MYQNPDKSLVLMEKRKKVLQGQNILPLELIELISTVFQEQLRTYEGLESSLKPGTSLTPVSQVASGKPLLARESFEYDFEASKSLFNFLLDHLINSSSHLSQAARIIADQVSSDPDLIKTAFLNHLKGDDLFFRTFGEKTPSGPRALNFLVQTSMTPSIARTARDVSLALPKDQTWTSGHCPVCGSLPFISVLRGKQGSRHMHCSFCHTDYRFKRMICPFCHENKSENFEYFTVKEHPGFRVDVCKSCKMYIKTCDFRDMDRKELPVLDDLESLPLDIMARNQGYMRPTLSAWGF; translated from the coding sequence ATGTATCAAAACCCTGACAAATCACTGGTCCTGATGGAAAAAAGAAAAAAAGTCCTCCAGGGACAAAACATTCTCCCCCTGGAACTCATTGAACTGATCAGCACGGTTTTTCAGGAACAGCTCAGGACTTATGAGGGCCTGGAATCATCACTGAAACCGGGCACATCCCTGACCCCGGTCAGTCAGGTGGCTTCAGGAAAACCCCTTTTGGCCAGGGAATCTTTTGAATATGACTTTGAGGCTTCCAAAAGTCTGTTCAACTTTCTGCTGGATCACCTCATAAACTCTTCCAGCCACCTTAGTCAGGCTGCCAGGATCATCGCTGACCAGGTGTCATCCGATCCAGATCTCATTAAAACGGCTTTCCTGAACCACCTTAAAGGTGATGACCTTTTTTTCAGAACCTTTGGAGAAAAAACCCCCTCCGGACCCAGGGCCCTGAACTTTCTGGTCCAGACATCCATGACTCCGTCCATAGCCAGAACCGCCCGGGATGTCTCGCTGGCCCTCCCCAAAGACCAGACCTGGACCTCTGGCCACTGTCCGGTCTGCGGCAGCCTGCCCTTTATCTCGGTACTCAGGGGCAAACAGGGATCCCGGCACATGCACTGCAGTTTCTGTCACACTGACTACCGCTTCAAACGAATGATCTGCCCTTTCTGCCACGAAAACAAGAGCGAAAACTTTGAGTACTTCACAGTCAAAGAGCATCCCGGATTCAGGGTGGATGTCTGCAAAAGCTGCAAGATGTACATCAAGACCTGCGACTTCAGGGACATGGACCGGAAGGAACTGCCGGTCCTGGACGACCTTGAATCCCTTCCCCTGGACATCATGGCCCGGAACCAGGGCTATATGCGCCCGACCCTGTCAGCCTGGGGCTTTTAG
- a CDS encoding prepilin peptidase, with amino-acid sequence METFFSLFYLAALILGLCLGSFYNVCIHRYLTGESIVWPGSHCPGCRTPLSWRENIPLISYIILRGKCRSCSSPISFRYPLVEAISGILALLLAIRFGPGPDFFIFLFFFGLLTIASFIDLESFILPDIITIPGALLAFGASFILPIPWQDALAGGLLGAGLFLLIQWSYRVIKKQEGLGTGDIKLMLMLGALTGWQGLPIVVFSSAVLGLGASLFFMGRAKDSKALQTPIPFGPFLAMGGIIYILWGETIWMWYLG; translated from the coding sequence ATGGAAACATTCTTCAGCCTTTTTTATCTGGCTGCCCTGATCCTGGGCCTCTGTCTGGGAAGCTTCTATAATGTCTGCATCCACCGTTACCTGACTGGAGAATCCATTGTCTGGCCCGGCTCCCATTGTCCCGGATGCAGGACCCCCCTGTCCTGGCGGGAAAACATCCCCCTTATCAGCTACATTATCCTAAGGGGCAAATGCAGATCATGTTCCAGCCCCATCAGCTTCAGATATCCCCTGGTGGAGGCCATCTCCGGAATCCTGGCCCTGCTTCTGGCCATCCGTTTCGGCCCTGGGCCGGACTTTTTCATTTTCCTGTTTTTTTTCGGCCTGCTGACCATTGCCTCATTCATTGACCTGGAGAGCTTCATCCTTCCGGACATCATCACCATCCCAGGTGCCCTGCTGGCTTTTGGAGCATCATTTATCCTGCCCATCCCCTGGCAGGACGCCCTGGCCGGGGGACTGCTGGGTGCCGGGCTTTTCCTTTTGATCCAGTGGTCCTACCGGGTCATCAAAAAACAGGAGGGACTGGGAACCGGCGATATCAAGCTCATGCTCATGCTGGGTGCCCTGACCGGCTGGCAGGGCCTGCCCATAGTGGTCTTTTCCTCGGCCGTCCTGGGACTTGGAGCCTCCCTGTTCTTCATGGGCAGGGCCAAAGACTCCAAAGCCCTGCAGACACCAATCCCTTTTGGACCATTTCTGGCAATGGGCGGAATCATCTATATCCTGTGGGGAGAGACCATCTGGATGTGGTATCTTGGTTAA
- a CDS encoding phenylacetate--CoA ligase family protein gives MTRKDRTEGILTRKEVLDQSERQKFYQIQLKDLLTYAYRYSEDVKKRFDRAQFNVDKFKTLNDLKHIPILKKKELIFLQSMGPRLGGLLTKDLGELRRIFLSPGPIFDPEDKSDDYWGWTEGFYAAGYRTGDIVQVTFNYHLTPAGLMFEEPLRNIGCSVVPAGPGNTNTQLEIMQKLRVTGFVGTPSYLMHLAQKGEEKGLNLRKDLFLEVAFVTGEKFSEKMRSTLEKKFDLIMRQGYGTADVGCIGYECFHKNGLHVANRAFVEICHPDTGISLKEGEVGEIVVTTFNKTYPLIRLATGDLSYIDYSPCSCGRTSPRLGNIVGRVDTTARIKGMFVYPHQVEQVMSGFEEVKRWQIEVTNPGGIDEMILYVEASSFKRESELLHSFREKIKIRPVLKVLAPGTLPPQIRPIEDKRTWE, from the coding sequence ATGACCAGAAAGGACCGCACCGAGGGCATTCTGACCCGCAAGGAAGTTCTGGACCAGTCAGAAAGACAGAAGTTTTATCAGATACAGCTTAAAGATCTTTTGACATATGCCTACAGATATTCCGAGGACGTGAAAAAACGTTTTGACCGGGCCCAGTTCAATGTGGACAAGTTCAAGACCCTGAATGATCTGAAACACATCCCCATCTTAAAAAAGAAAGAGTTGATTTTTCTTCAGTCCATGGGCCCCAGGCTGGGAGGTCTACTGACCAAGGACCTGGGCGAGCTGCGGCGCATCTTTTTGTCTCCGGGTCCCATATTTGACCCAGAGGACAAGAGCGATGACTACTGGGGCTGGACCGAAGGTTTTTACGCAGCAGGCTACAGGACCGGGGACATTGTCCAGGTCACCTTTAACTATCACCTGACTCCGGCCGGGCTGATGTTTGAAGAACCCCTCAGGAACATAGGGTGTTCGGTTGTTCCGGCTGGTCCGGGCAATACCAACACCCAGCTGGAGATCATGCAGAAGCTCAGGGTGACCGGTTTTGTGGGCACTCCCAGCTATCTGATGCATCTGGCCCAGAAGGGTGAGGAAAAGGGTCTGAATCTGCGCAAGGATCTTTTTCTGGAAGTGGCCTTTGTAACCGGCGAGAAATTTTCCGAAAAAATGCGCTCCACCCTGGAAAAGAAGTTCGATTTGATCATGCGCCAGGGTTATGGAACGGCTGATGTGGGTTGTATCGGATACGAATGCTTCCATAAAAACGGACTGCACGTGGCCAACAGGGCCTTTGTGGAGATCTGCCATCCAGATACCGGGATATCCCTCAAAGAGGGGGAAGTTGGTGAAATCGTGGTCACCACCTTTAACAAGACCTATCCTTTGATCAGGCTGGCCACCGGTGATCTTTCCTATATTGATTATTCCCCCTGCTCCTGCGGACGGACCTCTCCTAGGCTTGGAAACATAGTCGGCAGAGTGGACACCACAGCCAGGATCAAGGGCATGTTTGTCTATCCCCACCAGGTGGAGCAGGTCATGAGCGGTTTTGAGGAGGTCAAGAGGTGGCAGATAGAGGTGACCAACCCCGGAGGCATTGATGAGATGATTCTTTATGTTGAGGCCTCCAGCTTCAAGCGGGAGTCAGAGCTTCTGCACTCCTTCAGGGAGAAGATCAAAATCAGGCCTGTACTCAAGGTCCTGGCTCCAGGCACTCTGCCTCCCCAGATCAGGCCCATTGAAGACAAGCGGACCTGGGAATGA
- a CDS encoding ChaN family lipoprotein yields the protein MIKGLLLILTVLVLTGCAPKHPVMVPLEEPLPGSFFTDKKKILEDEDLAAVLRAKDFILVGESHNNACDHLAQSGLIKTLAAAGHEFAVGLEMISVERQHVLDEFNARRTGVDQLPEKLDWAGTWGYDFELYRPIFDQTFRYSIPVFALNLPGSITRTISREGLDALSLDEKSFLPSSIIEPPEGQMEMLKKQFSLHQDMIQADEAVLQRFVTAQSVWDTKMAEEAVRIREELGRPVLILAGTGHVNRGYGIEHRLELLSPGARITSFVPARSLEGMTKDNPFYYFCPPVQERMRLGIVARVEDEMVMVRAVIRESLADEAGIQSGDRIVRAGAQTVTSLADLHAAAVEAVSSNGELELEILRDQETEIFLISF from the coding sequence ATGATCAAGGGACTGCTCCTGATTCTTACTGTCCTTGTTTTAACCGGCTGCGCACCCAAACACCCGGTAATGGTTCCTTTGGAAGAACCCTTGCCGGGTTCATTTTTTACGGATAAAAAAAAGATCCTTGAGGATGAAGATTTGGCAGCTGTCCTCAGGGCCAAGGATTTTATCCTGGTGGGGGAGTCCCACAACAATGCCTGCGACCACCTGGCCCAGTCCGGGCTGATCAAAACCCTGGCTGCTGCAGGTCACGAATTTGCAGTAGGCCTGGAAATGATCAGCGTGGAACGTCAGCATGTCCTGGACGAGTTCAATGCCCGCCGGACCGGGGTGGACCAGCTTCCTGAGAAGCTGGACTGGGCCGGTACCTGGGGCTATGATTTTGAGCTGTACAGGCCCATATTTGACCAGACCTTCCGCTACTCCATTCCTGTTTTTGCCCTAAACCTGCCTGGATCCATCACCAGGACCATAAGCCGGGAAGGCCTGGATGCCCTGTCCCTGGACGAAAAAAGTTTTCTGCCCTCCAGCATCATTGAGCCTCCAGAGGGTCAGATGGAAATGCTCAAGAAACAGTTCAGCCTGCACCAGGACATGATTCAGGCTGATGAGGCTGTTTTGCAGCGTTTTGTCACGGCCCAGTCGGTCTGGGACACCAAGATGGCTGAGGAAGCCGTCAGGATAAGAGAAGAGCTGGGCAGGCCTGTGCTGATCCTGGCCGGGACCGGTCATGTTAATCGCGGGTACGGGATTGAGCACCGGCTGGAACTGCTCAGCCCGGGAGCCAGAATTACCAGCTTTGTCCCGGCCAGGTCCTTGGAGGGGATGACCAAGGACAACCCGTTTTATTACTTCTGCCCTCCTGTCCAGGAGCGGATGCGGCTGGGAATTGTTGCCAGGGTTGAGGATGAAATGGTTATGGTCAGGGCGGTGATCAGGGAAAGCCTGGCTGATGAGGCCGGAATCCAGTCCGGAGACAGGATAGTCAGGGCCGGAGCACAGACAGTGACTTCCCTGGCTGACCTCCATGCTGCAGCTGTGGAGGCGGTAAGCAGCAATGGGGAGCTGGAGCTGGAGATACTCAGGGACCAGGAAACCGAGATTTTTCTTATTTCATTTTAG
- the mutM gene encoding bifunctional DNA-formamidopyrimidine glycosylase/DNA-(apurinic or apyrimidinic site) lyase — MPELPEVETIARGLAPLVVHRTIASLDLRYTPIVKDDPDRFARKVPGHVITRVWRRAKLLILDLGVDFHLVFHLKMTGKVWVPGQGIQPDKHTHLIFDLNDGFRIFFQDQRKFGYCALFDEPGLKNWSFFADLGPEPLEMPTADFIEIFQQKKGRIKALLLDQKNIAGIGNIYADESLFMAGIHPETPGWSLGRQELARLHSCLQEVLCQAIDAGGSSFRDYKNALGYAGMFQEKFLVYGKKGCSCPRCKTGIETRKVAGRTTCFCPECQKLPNPR, encoded by the coding sequence GTGCCCGAACTGCCTGAAGTGGAAACCATTGCCAGGGGCCTGGCTCCTCTGGTGGTCCACCGGACCATTGCCAGCCTTGACCTGCGCTATACCCCCATTGTCAAGGATGATCCGGACAGGTTTGCCAGGAAGGTCCCTGGCCATGTCATCACCAGGGTCTGGAGAAGAGCCAAGCTGCTTATCCTGGATCTGGGAGTTGACTTTCATCTGGTTTTCCACCTGAAAATGACCGGTAAGGTCTGGGTCCCGGGGCAGGGGATCCAGCCGGACAAGCACACCCACCTCATCTTTGACCTGAATGACGGATTCAGGATTTTTTTTCAGGATCAGCGCAAGTTCGGGTACTGTGCCCTTTTTGATGAACCAGGTTTGAAGAACTGGAGTTTTTTTGCCGATCTCGGGCCGGAGCCCCTGGAGATGCCGACAGCCGACTTCATTGAGATCTTTCAGCAGAAAAAAGGCAGGATCAAGGCCCTTCTTCTGGATCAGAAGAATATTGCCGGAATCGGCAATATCTATGCTGATGAATCACTGTTCATGGCCGGGATCCACCCGGAAACCCCGGGCTGGAGCCTGGGCAGACAGGAACTGGCCCGGCTGCACAGCTGTCTGCAGGAGGTTCTTTGCCAGGCCATAGATGCTGGAGGGAGTTCTTTCCGGGATTACAAAAACGCCCTTGGCTATGCAGGGATGTTTCAGGAAAAATTCCTTGTTTACGGTAAAAAAGGATGTTCATGCCCCAGATGCAAGACCGGAATTGAAACCCGCAAGGTTGCGGGCAGGACAACATGCTTTTGTCCTGAATGCCAGAAACTGCCAAATCCAAGGTAA
- a CDS encoding GGDEF domain-containing protein — protein MKNNISPLTYEQLNETLKRLGIGEHPEWLGVILFVRNLLARMDQVGEDQKFSLQQAVIRALEKKDFSGESLDRIIRMIQDSLVDRSRADLEKMKHELSTEKDFTTNLITQIQSLAGEFKDSVSRQSSELNEFGEKTISAIELKKDPAQITGYIKNTIERIVVQSRKEALNWEARARSLEKMAQYDNLLKNLHNRGFLDDYLTSAVQRCHAKEQPLSLLMIDVDHFKKINDVWGHVIGDDVLKALAKLVRIHSDAGGGIPCRYGGEELCVIFEGSDEELAGVRAEELRKDVARYNFVPRDKSGSLGEAIHFTISIGVARLMPGQDPGGLISAADKAMYRAKELGRNKVFMYSRI, from the coding sequence ATGAAGAATAACATCTCTCCTTTGACCTATGAACAGTTGAATGAAACCCTGAAGCGCCTGGGGATCGGGGAGCACCCGGAATGGCTGGGAGTGATTCTGTTTGTGCGGAATCTTCTGGCCAGGATGGACCAGGTGGGCGAAGATCAGAAATTCAGCCTGCAGCAGGCTGTGATCAGGGCTCTGGAGAAAAAGGATTTTTCCGGGGAGAGCCTGGACAGGATTATCAGGATGATCCAGGATAGCCTCGTGGACCGGAGCCGGGCCGATCTGGAGAAGATGAAGCACGAACTGAGTACGGAAAAGGACTTTACCACCAATTTGATAACTCAGATCCAGTCCCTGGCCGGAGAGTTTAAGGATTCGGTCTCCCGGCAGAGTTCAGAGCTGAATGAGTTCGGGGAAAAGACCATCTCGGCCATTGAATTGAAAAAGGACCCCGCCCAGATAACCGGTTATATCAAAAACACCATAGAAAGGATTGTGGTCCAGTCCAGAAAAGAGGCCCTGAACTGGGAAGCCAGAGCCAGGTCCCTGGAAAAAATGGCCCAGTATGACAATTTATTGAAGAATCTGCATAACAGAGGGTTCCTGGACGATTATCTGACCTCGGCTGTTCAAAGGTGCCACGCCAAGGAACAGCCCCTGTCCCTGCTCATGATTGATGTTGACCATTTTAAAAAGATCAATGATGTATGGGGACATGTCATTGGCGATGATGTGCTCAAGGCCCTGGCCAAGCTGGTCCGGATTCATTCTGATGCAGGAGGTGGAATTCCCTGCCGTTACGGTGGAGAGGAATTGTGCGTGATCTTTGAAGGCAGTGATGAAGAGCTGGCCGGAGTCAGGGCTGAGGAATTGAGAAAAGACGTAGCCCGATACAATTTTGTGCCCAGGGATAAGTCCGGAAGTCTGGGTGAGGCCATCCATTTCACCATAAGCATCGGGGTGGCCAGGCTGATGCCCGGGCAGGACCCGGGCGGTCTGATCAGTGCGGCGGACAAGGCCATGTACCGGGCCAAGGAGCTGGGCAGAAACAAGGTCTTTATGTACTCCAGGATCTGA